One segment of Scyliorhinus torazame isolate Kashiwa2021f chromosome 14, sScyTor2.1, whole genome shotgun sequence DNA contains the following:
- the LOC140389322 gene encoding uncharacterized protein isoform X4, translating to MKTNIEINEMQQNAKLTKEFNSIQEDLKLQEQTIKEKMKIENTKKQNEVDNFIESASKLMLKLEGLILYTIEAFKETSPVIFLQTSAQINKRLTESMLCVTPSKSLAVIPFADFELNVDHLRDEINALPLQMCDSDSEYLCSGDFENIQVVNAPNKMKKMSATCNVQEILPNLHCPSFTSKIHATLSAPNLDLCSYISRSCAAIFNSDEPNADSHANKKLFLLCRPKCASENNVTLSSTNLCSQVAYSSLCSPQCTSQMDAISNETDVDSSICDPSSSNYSKPCTPTIDVTSNAPSIICCQSLSNSGDHAQQYGSEVQADTNHSLPPSCCSKSDGSIPSGGVYCICIKKHEFMDISNTCCDTNGIDLCNKASNMPTKMECNDRHQESGECQSPLEITKFTCILENKQAISTWQYPHQCSSERVISGDVFTVNLSPKEAHFLNAISSSKTTKSKHPNDHENVDLLKNHHTFSTPSEIMLDSDTGISYHCNSSCWSLERGNGENIEPLYQLNGPCFFTNGEPSQTDSTENRLEHLGKCTCSKSEKNLSSNCHVSDGSSKSQVSINACNTFSSIRSHGDIGNNLCCKRFNSSTERECSEKNTHSFQHQQHCSSDGYKMDCCRQEMHCLLGTTTYSTKSASFDNADISKPLRFWNTSNALHNTRSRHNFGGRPYCRNPKLLSKSKSFIRSNQRVQTGYSIISSQPARCLSQSATNFEVNANAPIKDPVKYHSSNHLYRIGFPKTRNLRNGQRTCSKLRPQNGSHISTGHKNKQHVHTPKKNITLNQGTKNVSLLSQMHDVTLTCNGGKLQLFDNSVQFDTENNDLTQISAQRFLNEPVDTLRRELSEAPTIYKHTVDGTSAKKKVAHTRRRQQITGRGQVKWLFPVEEHTVFFFELQFQEIISVDKEMAIPQFQAGVFSGIRRTNFIATNLNTNSEYLFRVRAVNVTGKGPWSQPYKILTVRGTMHPFTDTKEESVSIKGVKVTIRRSS from the exons ATGAAAACTAATATTGAGATAAATGAGATGCAACAAAATGCAAAACTGACCAAAGAGTTCAATTCAATACAAGAAGATCTTAAACTGCAAGAACAAACAATTAAAGAGAAAATGAAAATTGAGAATACAAAGAAACAAAATGAAGTTGACAATTTCATTGAATCAGCATCAAAGTTAATGCTAAAGCTAGAAGGATTGATACTATACACAATAGAAGCTTTCAAAGAAACTAGTCCAGTTATATTCCTTCAAACATCTGCACAGATAAACAAACGGCTGACTGAAAGTATGCTTTGTGTGACTCCTAGTAAGTCATTAGCTGTAATTCCTTTTGCGGATTTTGAATTAAATGTAGATCACTTAAGAGATGAAATTAATGCCCTTCCCTTGCAAATGTGTGACAGTGACTCAGAATATTTGTGCAGTGGAGATTTCGAAAATATTCAAGTAGTGAATGCTCCAAACAAAATGAAAAAGATGAGTGCTACTTGCAATGTACAAGAGATTTTGCCTAACCTACATTGTCCATCATTCACTTCCAAAATTCATGCCACCTTAAGTGCTCCTAACTTGGACCTTTGTTCATATATTTCACGTTCTTGTGCAGCTATTTTCAACTCTGATGAACCCAATGCAGATTCTCATGCAAATAAAAAACTTTTTCTCCTGTGTAGACCAAAATGTGCATCCGAGAATAATGTTACCCTAAGTTCAACCAACTTGTGCAGTCAAGTGGCATATTCTAGCCTATGCAGCCCTCAATGTACATCTCAGATGGATGCCATTTCAAATGAAACCGATGTGGATTCATCTATTTGCGATCCAAGTTCCAGCAACTATAGCAAGCCATGTACACCTACGATAGATGTGACTTCAAATGCACCCAGTATAATCTGTTGTCAATCTCTGTCAAATTCTGGTGATCATGCTCAACAATATGGCAGTGAGGTTCAAGCTGATACAAATCATAGTCTGCCTCCTTCGTGCTGTTCTAAATCTGATGGAAGTATTCCTTCAGGTGGTGTTTATTGTATCTGCATCAAAAAGCATGAATTCATGGATATAAGCAACACCTGTTGCGATACAAATGGAATTGACCTTTGCAATAAAGCTTCCAATATGCCAACAAAGATGGAATGTAACGACAGACATCAAGAATCAGGTGAATGCCAAAGTCCACTTGAAATAACAAAGTTCACATGCATTTTAGAAAATAAACAGGCTATATCTACTTGGCAGTATCCGCACCAGTGTAGCTCTGAGAGAGTTATCAGTGGAGATGTATTCACTGTAAATTTAAGTCCGAAAGAAGCTCATTTTTTGAATGCAATATCCTCTTCTAAAACAACAAAAAGCAAACATCCAAATGATCATGAAAATGTAGACTTGTTGAAGAATCATCATACTTTCAGCACTCCTTCTGAAATTATGTTAGACAGTGACACTGGAATTAGCTATCACTGCAACAGTTCTTGTTGGTCATTGGAAAGAGGGAATGGTGAAAACATTGAACCACTTTATCAGTTGAATGGACCTTGTTTCTTTACCAATGGAGAACCATCTCAGACAGATTCTACGGAGAATAGATTGGAACACTTAGGCAAGTGTACTTGTTCAAAAAGTGAGAAAAACCTTTCTTCAAACTGTCATGTCAGTGATGGTTCATCCAAGAGTCAAGTATCCATCAATGCATGCAACACCTTTTCGAGTATAAGGTCACATGGCGACATTGGAAATAACCTTTGCTGCAAACGCTTCAATTCTTCAACCGAAAGAGAATGTTCTGAAAAAAACACCCATAGTTTCCAACATCAACAACATTGCAGTTCAGATGGATACAAAATGGACTGCTGTAGACAAGAAATGCATTGCTTGCTTGGGACTACTACATACAGTACAAAAAGTGCTTCCTTTGACAATGCTGATATTTCCAAACCCTTGCGATTCTGGAATACAAGTAATGCCCTTCACAATACAAGGTCAAGGCATAATTTTGGCGGTAGACCTTACTGCCGAAATCCAAAGTTGCTATCCAAAAGCAAAAGTTTCATAAGAAGTAACCAGAGAGTTCAAACTGGATACAGTATTATATCTTCCCAGCCTGCTCGATGTCTGTCACAGTCTGCAACTAATTTTGAGGTCAATGCAAATGCACCCATCAAGGATCCCGTAAAGTATCATTCATCAAATCATTTGTACAGAATTGGTTTTCCAAAGACCCGAAATTTAAGAAATGGCCAACGAACCTGTTCTAAATTGAGACCACAAAATGGCAGCCACATTAGCACTGGTCATAAGAATAAGCAACATGTACACACACCAAAAAAGAACATTACTCTAAACCAAGGTACAAAAAACGTTTCATTACTCTCTCAGATGCATGATGTTACACTAACATGCAATGGTGGGAAACTTCAATTGTTTGATAATAGTGTACAATTTGATACAGAAAATAATGATTTGACACAAATATCAGCACAAAGATTTCTGAATGAACCTGTGGATACCTTGAGGCGTGAACTATCAGAAGCTCCTACAATATACAAGCACACTGTGGATGGAACCTCTGCTAAG AAGAAGGTGGCACATACCAGAAGGAGGCAGCAAATAACTGGAAGAGGACAA GTGAAATGGCTGTTTCCAGTAGAAGAACACACTGTATTTTTTTTTGAACTGCAGTTCCAAGAGATCATTTCTGTTGATAAGGAGATGGCTATACCTCAGTTTCAAGCTGGAGTCTTCTCTGGAATCAGACGCACAAACTTTATTGCTACTAACCTGAACACCAACTCTGAGTACTTGTTCCGGGTCCGCGCAGTGAATGTGACTGGAAAAGGGCCATGGAGCCAGCCTTATAAG ATCCTAACTGTACGTGGCACAATGCACCCTTTTACGGACACCAAGGAGGAATCTGTTTCAATAAAAGGAGTTAAAGTTACCATTCGCAGAAGCAGCTAA